The Ischnura elegans chromosome 1, ioIscEleg1.1, whole genome shotgun sequence genome contains a region encoding:
- the LOC124165165 gene encoding Bardet-Biedl syndrome 4 protein isoform X1, whose protein sequence is MYFVNFRERFVEMNGITRENSNLKSFMKVKSRGEVPLRQRFNWLIHAQLVRQDADDCNTLIEQDLKNSNGKCEYAIYARGMLLRQEGKILDSLQCFKTCQSMNPKNPQYIKQQAYSLSLLGRTQEAIDKYAEADEMSRRGDWEIAYRLGQCYFQNNDYEKARIYFENALKLNRGNDDVSHSLAQTCINLGKKKAAINVYEEAIKYSSNNGHLAVNLTYLWVLDGGDRDVRQPMDKLNTALSHHPQSFPLLLATGAMTQDQRQLEIALAKYHAAVKINPFSVALWNNIGLCFLGKKKYLAAIGCLKRAAYLNPLSVEVAHNLGLINLLMSQFASAAMYLSQALSIARKSNKTAFSSIFNGSKHKKSWIIGQGYILLAAALKNLGDMKNAKSAHQMALNTEHDDPLPPLSYALFLWETERKQTPDNPDGENKCYEVIFKMLDEFEKRVKREGREVAPGVSAFFLMIYIVHSFNDKYFAFDHIKFQMLEAANQLKTALKILEDHKKSEK, encoded by the exons ATGTATTTCGTTAATTTTCGAGAAAGGTTCGTGGAAATGAACGGTATTACTcgagaaaattcgaatttaaaatcatttatgaaaGTGAAATCTAGAGGTG AAGTTCCACTGAGGCAGAGATTTAACTGGTTGATACATGCTCAGCTTGTCAGGCAAGATGCAGACGACTGCAACACCCTTATAGAGCAAGACCTCAAAAACAGCAATGGGAAATGTGAATACGCAATATATGCCAGA GGAATGCTCCTCCGTCAGGAAGGGAAAATCCTTGATTCCCTCCAATGCTTCAAAACGTGTCAATCAATGAATCCAAAGAATCCACAATACATTAAGCAGCAGGCTTATTCATT ATCTTTATTAGGAAGGACTCAAGAAGCAATTGATAAGTATGCAGAAGCAGATGAAATGTCAAGAAGGGGGGACTGGGAAATAGCATATCGACTTG GTCAATGTTACTTTCAAAACAATGATTACGAAAAGGCAAGAATTTATTTTGAGAATGCCTTGAAGCTGAATCGTGGAAATGATGATGTTTCTCACAGCTTGGCCCAGACATGCATTAATTTGGGGAAAAAGAAAGCAGCTATCAATGTCTATGAAGAAGCAATCAA ATACAGTTCCAACAATGGTCACCTGGCTGTAAATTTAACTTACTTATGGGTTCTTGATGGAGGTGACAGGGATGTTAGGCAGCCAATGGATAAATTAAATACTGCTCTTTCTCATCATCCTCAAAGTTTTCCTCTTCTCCTTGCCACTGGAGCAATGACACAG GATCAGCGTCAACTTGAAATTGCACTTGCCAAATATCATGCTGCTGTGAAAATTAACCCATTTTCTGTGGCCCTGTGGAACAATATTGGTCTTTGTTTCCTGGGGAAAAAGAAGTACCTGGCT GCAATTGGATGTTTGAAAAGAGCTGCTTATCTCAACCCTCTAAGTGTTGAAGTTGCTCATAATCTGGGATTGATAAATCTTTTAATGAGCCAGTTTGCATCAGCAGCAATGTATTTATCACAGGCCCTGAGCATAGccagaaaatcaaataaaacagcattttcttcaattttcaatgGTAGCAAGCATAAAAAGTCCTGGATTATTGGCCAAGGATACATCCTTTTAGCAG ctgcATTAAAAAATCTGGGGGACATGAAGAATGCTAAAAGTGCACATCAAATGGCTCTGAATACAGAGCATGATGACCCCCTTCCTCCTCTCAGCTATGCTCTTTTCCTGTGGGAGACTGAAAGGAAGCAAACTCCTGACAACCCCGATGGCGAGAACAAATGCTacgaagttatttttaaaatgttggaTGAGTTTGAGAAAAGagtgaagagagaaggaagagaagttGCTCCAGGAGTAAGTGCATTTTTTCTCATGATTTACATTGTACACTCATTCAATGACAAGTATTTTGCATTTGATCACATTAAATTTCAGATGTTAGAAGCAGCTAATCAACTTAAGACTGCTCTTAAGATTTTAGAAGATCACAAGAAGTctgaaaaatag
- the LOC124165165 gene encoding Bardet-Biedl syndrome 4 protein homolog isoform X2 produces the protein MYFVNFRERFVEMNGITRENSNLKSFMKVKSRGEVPLRQRFNWLIHAQLVRQDADDCNTLIEQDLKNSNGKCEYAIYARGMLLRQEGKILDSLQCFKTCQSMNPKNPQYIKQQAYSLSLLGRTQEAIDKYAEADEMSRRGDWEIAYRLGQCYFQNNDYEKARIYFENALKLNRGNDDVSHSLAQTCINLGKKKAAINVYEEAIKYSSNNGHLAVNLTYLWVLDGGDRDVRQPMDKLNTALSHHPQSFPLLLATGAMTQDQRQLEIALAKYHAAVKINPFSVALWNNIGLCFLGKKKYLAAIGCLKRAAYLNPLSVEVAHNLGLINLLMSQFASAAMYLSQALSIARKSNKTAFSSIFNGSKHKKSWIIGQGYILLAAALKNLGDMKNAKSAHQMALNTEHDDPLPPLSYALFLWETERKQTPDNPDGENKCYEVIFKMLDEFEKRVKREGREVAPGMLEAANQLKTALKILEDHKKSEK, from the exons ATGTATTTCGTTAATTTTCGAGAAAGGTTCGTGGAAATGAACGGTATTACTcgagaaaattcgaatttaaaatcatttatgaaaGTGAAATCTAGAGGTG AAGTTCCACTGAGGCAGAGATTTAACTGGTTGATACATGCTCAGCTTGTCAGGCAAGATGCAGACGACTGCAACACCCTTATAGAGCAAGACCTCAAAAACAGCAATGGGAAATGTGAATACGCAATATATGCCAGA GGAATGCTCCTCCGTCAGGAAGGGAAAATCCTTGATTCCCTCCAATGCTTCAAAACGTGTCAATCAATGAATCCAAAGAATCCACAATACATTAAGCAGCAGGCTTATTCATT ATCTTTATTAGGAAGGACTCAAGAAGCAATTGATAAGTATGCAGAAGCAGATGAAATGTCAAGAAGGGGGGACTGGGAAATAGCATATCGACTTG GTCAATGTTACTTTCAAAACAATGATTACGAAAAGGCAAGAATTTATTTTGAGAATGCCTTGAAGCTGAATCGTGGAAATGATGATGTTTCTCACAGCTTGGCCCAGACATGCATTAATTTGGGGAAAAAGAAAGCAGCTATCAATGTCTATGAAGAAGCAATCAA ATACAGTTCCAACAATGGTCACCTGGCTGTAAATTTAACTTACTTATGGGTTCTTGATGGAGGTGACAGGGATGTTAGGCAGCCAATGGATAAATTAAATACTGCTCTTTCTCATCATCCTCAAAGTTTTCCTCTTCTCCTTGCCACTGGAGCAATGACACAG GATCAGCGTCAACTTGAAATTGCACTTGCCAAATATCATGCTGCTGTGAAAATTAACCCATTTTCTGTGGCCCTGTGGAACAATATTGGTCTTTGTTTCCTGGGGAAAAAGAAGTACCTGGCT GCAATTGGATGTTTGAAAAGAGCTGCTTATCTCAACCCTCTAAGTGTTGAAGTTGCTCATAATCTGGGATTGATAAATCTTTTAATGAGCCAGTTTGCATCAGCAGCAATGTATTTATCACAGGCCCTGAGCATAGccagaaaatcaaataaaacagcattttcttcaattttcaatgGTAGCAAGCATAAAAAGTCCTGGATTATTGGCCAAGGATACATCCTTTTAGCAG ctgcATTAAAAAATCTGGGGGACATGAAGAATGCTAAAAGTGCACATCAAATGGCTCTGAATACAGAGCATGATGACCCCCTTCCTCCTCTCAGCTATGCTCTTTTCCTGTGGGAGACTGAAAGGAAGCAAACTCCTGACAACCCCGATGGCGAGAACAAATGCTacgaagttatttttaaaatgttggaTGAGTTTGAGAAAAGagtgaagagagaaggaagagaagttGCTCCAGGA ATGTTAGAAGCAGCTAATCAACTTAAGACTGCTCTTAAGATTTTAGAAGATCACAAGAAGTctgaaaaatag
- the LOC124165165 gene encoding Bardet-Biedl syndrome 4 protein isoform X3 yields MLLRQEGKILDSLQCFKTCQSMNPKNPQYIKQQAYSLSLLGRTQEAIDKYAEADEMSRRGDWEIAYRLGQCYFQNNDYEKARIYFENALKLNRGNDDVSHSLAQTCINLGKKKAAINVYEEAIKYSSNNGHLAVNLTYLWVLDGGDRDVRQPMDKLNTALSHHPQSFPLLLATGAMTQDQRQLEIALAKYHAAVKINPFSVALWNNIGLCFLGKKKYLAAIGCLKRAAYLNPLSVEVAHNLGLINLLMSQFASAAMYLSQALSIARKSNKTAFSSIFNGSKHKKSWIIGQGYILLAAALKNLGDMKNAKSAHQMALNTEHDDPLPPLSYALFLWETERKQTPDNPDGENKCYEVIFKMLDEFEKRVKREGREVAPGVSAFFLMIYIVHSFNDKYFAFDHIKFQMLEAANQLKTALKILEDHKKSEK; encoded by the exons ATGCTCCTCCGTCAGGAAGGGAAAATCCTTGATTCCCTCCAATGCTTCAAAACGTGTCAATCAATGAATCCAAAGAATCCACAATACATTAAGCAGCAGGCTTATTCATT ATCTTTATTAGGAAGGACTCAAGAAGCAATTGATAAGTATGCAGAAGCAGATGAAATGTCAAGAAGGGGGGACTGGGAAATAGCATATCGACTTG GTCAATGTTACTTTCAAAACAATGATTACGAAAAGGCAAGAATTTATTTTGAGAATGCCTTGAAGCTGAATCGTGGAAATGATGATGTTTCTCACAGCTTGGCCCAGACATGCATTAATTTGGGGAAAAAGAAAGCAGCTATCAATGTCTATGAAGAAGCAATCAA ATACAGTTCCAACAATGGTCACCTGGCTGTAAATTTAACTTACTTATGGGTTCTTGATGGAGGTGACAGGGATGTTAGGCAGCCAATGGATAAATTAAATACTGCTCTTTCTCATCATCCTCAAAGTTTTCCTCTTCTCCTTGCCACTGGAGCAATGACACAG GATCAGCGTCAACTTGAAATTGCACTTGCCAAATATCATGCTGCTGTGAAAATTAACCCATTTTCTGTGGCCCTGTGGAACAATATTGGTCTTTGTTTCCTGGGGAAAAAGAAGTACCTGGCT GCAATTGGATGTTTGAAAAGAGCTGCTTATCTCAACCCTCTAAGTGTTGAAGTTGCTCATAATCTGGGATTGATAAATCTTTTAATGAGCCAGTTTGCATCAGCAGCAATGTATTTATCACAGGCCCTGAGCATAGccagaaaatcaaataaaacagcattttcttcaattttcaatgGTAGCAAGCATAAAAAGTCCTGGATTATTGGCCAAGGATACATCCTTTTAGCAG ctgcATTAAAAAATCTGGGGGACATGAAGAATGCTAAAAGTGCACATCAAATGGCTCTGAATACAGAGCATGATGACCCCCTTCCTCCTCTCAGCTATGCTCTTTTCCTGTGGGAGACTGAAAGGAAGCAAACTCCTGACAACCCCGATGGCGAGAACAAATGCTacgaagttatttttaaaatgttggaTGAGTTTGAGAAAAGagtgaagagagaaggaagagaagttGCTCCAGGAGTAAGTGCATTTTTTCTCATGATTTACATTGTACACTCATTCAATGACAAGTATTTTGCATTTGATCACATTAAATTTCAGATGTTAGAAGCAGCTAATCAACTTAAGACTGCTCTTAAGATTTTAGAAGATCACAAGAAGTctgaaaaatag